One stretch of Periplaneta americana isolate PAMFEO1 chromosome 1, P.americana_PAMFEO1_priV1, whole genome shotgun sequence DNA includes these proteins:
- the LOC138696054 gene encoding sodium channel protein Nach-like yields the protein MWVLPESSRHSFGPRRRQPLERHEQMSKTSLSQESQYQPVIIRGYIFDYCANTTVHGMKYIAERGRHWSERILWSLLCSMAACGSMYLSAKNWQRFVHSPTVSVIESTNFPISNIPFSSVTLCDANRVHWTKAMKFQKRYLPDASNETLKMFHKFVKAISVIEFGDFDILDLEFNGTFVNTPELSRLNITQLMFDVKPECKEMFSQGLCWWRNKDYNCCEIFELQRTEYGYCYAFNSEVSEVSTGLRKWYDTSAFYLYPPYYEAKDEEDELRPRRTNSYGTWGGLRFKVGTSNDAPPGSNILPGIIFIANNPYDYPQSGRVIPAGQAVYVDIDGQVTYTVERVRTLSVRERDCLYHDEGNSMGLGGYLYHNCISECHLKYTLKYCNCTPYFFYSYRGFNPGHRYNAVFYLTT from the exons ATGTGGGTACTCCCGGAGAGTAGCAGGCATTCATTCGGACCCAGGAGACGTCAACCACTAGAAAGGCACGAACAGATGTCCAAGACGAGTCTCAGTCAGGAGTCTCAATATCAGCCCGTCATCATAAGGGGCTACATCTTCGACTATTGCGCAAACACAACTGTCCACGGCATGAAGTACATCGCGGAGCGTGGGAGGCACTGGTCCGAGAG AATTCTCTGGAGCTTGCTGTGTTCTATGGCGGCGTGCGGAAGCATGTATCTTTCAGCCAAGAACTGGCAGCGATTTGTCCACAGTCCTACTGTGTCTGTCATTGAAAGTACCAACTTCCCAATATCAAATATACCATTTTCATCTGTAACACTCTGTGATGCCAACAGAGTTCATTGGACTAAAGCTATGAAATTTCAAAAAAG GTATCTTCCGGATGCTTCGAATGAAACTTTAAAGATGTTCCACAAGTTCGTGAAGGCGATTTCCGTCATTGAGTTTGGAGACTTTGATATACTAGATCTAGAATTTAATGGAACATTTGTGAACACGCCTGAACTATCTCGACTGAACATCACACAACTAATGTTTGAC GTAAAACCAGAATGCAAGGAGATGTTTTCTCAAGGACTGTGCTGGTGGAGGAACAAGGACTACAACTGCTGCGAAATTTTCGAACTCCAGAGAACTGAGTACGGATATTGCTATGCATTCAACTCCGAGGTCTCTGAAGTGAGCACAGG GTTACGGAAATGGTACGACACGAGTGCCTTCTACTTGTATCCCCCATATTACGAGGCGAAGGACGAAGAGGATGAACTACGTCCTCGGCGTACTAACAGTTATGGAACGTGGGGAGGACTGAGGTTCAAGGTCGGCACTTCGAACGATGCTCCTCCTGGTTCCAATATATTGCCAGGCATTATT TTCATAGCGAACAATCCCTACGACTACCCGCAGAGCGGGCGGGTGATCCCCGCAGGCCAGGCCGTGTACGTGGACATAGACGGGCAGGTCACGTACACAGTGGAGCGCGTGAGGACCCTGTCGGTGCGGGAGCGCGACTGCTTGTACCACGACGAGGGCAACAGCATGGGGCTGGGCGGCTACCTCTACCACAACTGCATTTCCGAATGCCACCTCAAGTACACACTCAAGTACTGCAACTGTACGCCCTACTTCTTTTATTCATATCGAG gattcaatccaggacacagatataatgctgttttctacctaacaacgtaa